In a single window of the Nodularia spumigena CCY9414 genome:
- a CDS encoding pentapeptide repeat-containing protein: MATPIVRRNTSQSSQSNEPETAKTLPLNTRRLAAWATEITLVVVSGLVPFGLGVYANSRSDLNRVPLHPVLVVTERAIARPLALPVSYGIRNVAAPTNFLWLIALLAPATLSWWQLYLLGKTGSTIPKRKFGVRVVNEVGKPPGLAAVVAREGIGRWSVPVSIAYILWRYSFAFPNLGLFTFLAVLMVLGEGIALPSRRGRRPFHDWLAGTYTIDATPPLASSEQGNKSQVPQSGEELAPVSMSTLTGETTNTSTLWRRMRQNPNRTLFAVAVASMIAVLGTLVATQVYIQTQQTRRETKQINSQKFLVLVERLSPNSGATTEERQSIILAMGGLNDPQSIQFLTNLLVQETNPILLNTIQQALVSVGVPAIPELKNKNQLLAGELKSVGSNAASARELRQQQLRMNQQTINKILSVYSTQNAGIDLSRAELGQSSTPPNSFFNLVLDNVDLSGINFQSANLQQGSFKGSIFRGVGEDGRWDTFDDAIADLSQAQMKQANFTDANLSRVIMNRSDLNGATLNRANLSHARLIGADLSSTQLVGANLRGAFLEKASLTGADIGEAKFNEANLYGARLSRVIAIGTHLSYANLTNSDWRGADLSGAYLDRANLSNANLSATRLTGAVLRSARLENTNLENADLSFVDLRGANVAGADFQGTVLAPVPQNPAERFVEMPDLGEISAVVQGVDFSQAKNLDSRQIAYICTQGGLHSSCP, from the coding sequence ATGGCGACCCCAATTGTGAGGAGAAATACCAGTCAATCGAGCCAGTCCAACGAACCAGAAACAGCCAAGACATTGCCATTAAACACCAGGCGTTTAGCTGCATGGGCAACTGAAATCACCCTGGTAGTTGTGAGTGGGCTAGTTCCCTTTGGCCTTGGTGTGTATGCCAATTCGCGCAGCGACCTCAATCGAGTGCCACTTCACCCAGTCTTGGTAGTCACAGAAAGAGCGATCGCCCGACCCTTGGCTTTGCCTGTAAGCTATGGTATCCGCAACGTCGCCGCCCCGACGAATTTTTTGTGGCTCATCGCCTTGTTAGCCCCTGCAACCCTCTCATGGTGGCAATTATATTTACTGGGCAAAACAGGTAGTACTATTCCCAAGCGGAAATTTGGTGTAAGAGTTGTCAACGAGGTAGGTAAACCCCCCGGTTTAGCCGCCGTTGTAGCGCGGGAAGGAATTGGTCGATGGAGTGTACCTGTTTCCATCGCCTATATTCTTTGGCGCTACAGTTTTGCTTTTCCCAATTTAGGATTATTCACATTTTTGGCTGTATTGATGGTGCTGGGAGAAGGGATAGCCTTACCATCTCGTCGAGGTCGTCGCCCATTCCATGACTGGTTGGCAGGTACATATACAATAGATGCTACTCCTCCTTTAGCATCATCAGAACAGGGTAATAAATCCCAGGTACCGCAGTCAGGGGAGGAATTAGCGCCAGTATCCATGTCAACGCTGACAGGAGAAACTACAAATACTTCTACTCTGTGGCGACGGATGCGGCAAAACCCCAACCGGACTTTGTTTGCGGTAGCCGTGGCCAGTATGATAGCTGTGCTGGGAACTTTAGTCGCCACTCAAGTTTATATCCAAACTCAACAAACCCGCCGGGAAACCAAGCAAATCAATAGCCAAAAGTTTCTTGTACTCGTGGAAAGATTGAGTCCTAACTCTGGTGCTACTACGGAGGAGCGCCAAAGTATAATTCTAGCGATGGGTGGTCTCAATGATCCGCAGTCCATCCAATTTCTCACAAACCTTCTGGTTCAAGAAACTAACCCCATCCTCCTGAATACAATTCAACAAGCTTTAGTCAGTGTAGGTGTCCCAGCTATCCCGGAATTAAAAAACAAAAATCAGTTGTTAGCAGGTGAATTAAAGTCTGTGGGTAGCAATGCAGCCTCAGCGCGAGAATTGCGACAACAGCAGTTACGTATGAACCAGCAGACAATCAACAAAATTCTCAGCGTCTACAGCACTCAAAACGCAGGTATTGATCTCAGTCGCGCCGAATTAGGTCAAAGCAGTACTCCCCCAAATTCATTTTTTAACTTGGTGTTAGATAACGTTGATTTGTCGGGAATCAACTTCCAATCGGCAAATCTTCAGCAAGGGAGTTTTAAAGGTAGTATCTTTAGGGGCGTTGGTGAGGATGGACGCTGGGATACTTTCGACGATGCGATCGCTGATTTGAGCCAAGCGCAAATGAAACAAGCTAATTTCACCGATGCTAATCTCAGTCGCGTGATTATGAACCGCAGTGATTTAAACGGCGCTACCCTCAACAGAGCTAATTTATCCCATGCACGTTTAATCGGCGCTGACCTCAGCAGCACCCAGCTAGTAGGAGCCAATTTGCGGGGTGCATTCCTAGAGAAAGCCAGCTTAACTGGGGCTGACATAGGTGAAGCTAAATTCAACGAAGCCAATTTGTATGGGGCGCGTTTAAGTCGCGTCATTGCCATTGGTACACATTTATCCTATGCGAACTTAACTAATAGTGATTGGCGAGGCGCAGACTTATCTGGAGCCTATTTAGACCGGGCTAATCTCAGTAATGCCAACCTCAGCGCCACTCGACTGACTGGTGCTGTTTTGCGCTCCGCTAGATTGGAAAATACCAACTTGGAAAATGCTGACCTGAGTTTTGTCGATTTACGGGGAGCAAATGTGGCAGGTGCTGATTTTCAAGGAACAGTTCTCGCTCCTGTCCCACAAAATCCCGCAGAGCGATTTGTGGAAATGCCAGACTTAGGCGAAATCTCTGCTGTAGTCCAAGGAGTTGATTTTTCTCAAGCTAAAAATTTAGATTCTCGCCAAATAGCTTACATTTGTACCCAAGGCGGTCTGCATTCGAGTTGTCCGTAG
- a CDS encoding IS607 family transposase yields MSKLSISEAAKLKGVSVSTLRRWETEGKLIPERTASGHRRYDLAQLLGIKPDLSYTIGYCRVSSHDQKEDLERQKQVVELFCAQNGWQFEIIEDLGSGLNYSKKGLKRLIRLIVDSKLERLVLTHKDRLLRFGSELIFSLCEHFGTEIVIINRTEDSTFEEDLAQDVLEIITVFSARLYGSRSHKNKKIIEELKEVAVRL; encoded by the coding sequence ATGAGTAAGTTATCTATATCTGAAGCAGCAAAGTTAAAAGGTGTAAGTGTTTCCACACTCAGAAGATGGGAAACAGAAGGTAAATTAATTCCCGAAAGAACAGCTAGTGGTCATAGAAGATATGATTTAGCTCAATTGTTAGGAATCAAGCCTGATTTATCTTACACCATTGGTTACTGTCGAGTTTCTAGCCATGACCAAAAAGAAGACCTAGAAAGACAAAAGCAAGTTGTTGAATTATTTTGCGCTCAAAATGGTTGGCAATTTGAAATTATAGAAGACTTAGGTTCAGGCTTAAACTACAGCAAAAAAGGATTAAAGAGATTAATCCGATTAATTGTTGATAGTAAACTTGAACGTCTTGTTTTAACCCATAAAGATAGACTATTGAGATTTGGTAGTGAATTAATTTTTAGTTTGTGTGAACATTTTGGAACAGAAATAGTAATTATCAATAGAACTGAAGACTCAACTTTTGAAGAAGACTTAGCTCAAGATGTTTTAGAAATAATTACAGTTTTTAGTGCCAGACTGTATGGATCTAGAAGTCACAAAAACAAGAAAATTATAGAGGAGTTGAAAGAAGTTGCTGTTCGGCTTTAA
- the psbA gene encoding photosystem II q(b) protein, producing the protein MTTTLQQRQSANVWDRFCEWITSTDNRIYIGWFGVLMIPTLLAATTCFIIAFVAAPPVDIDGIREPVAGSLIYGNNIISGAVVPSSNAIGLHFYPIWEAASLDEWLYNGGPYQLVIFHFLIGCACYLGRQWELSYRLGMRPWICVAYSAPLASATAVFLIYPIGQGSFSDGMPLGISGTFNFMIVFQAEHNILMHPFHMLGVAGVFGGSLFSAMHGSLVTSSLVRETTETESQNYGYKFGQEEETYNIVAAHGYFGRLIFQYASFNNSRSLHFFLAAWPVIGIWFTALGVSTMAFNLNGFNFNQSVIDSQGRVIATWADVINRANLGMEVMHERNAHNFPLDLAAADVAPVALTAPAING; encoded by the coding sequence ATGACCACAACCTTACAACAGCGCCAAAGCGCCAACGTATGGGATCGCTTCTGCGAATGGATTACCAGCACCGATAACCGGATTTACATCGGTTGGTTCGGCGTTCTGATGATCCCAACCCTACTAGCTGCTACCACCTGCTTCATCATCGCATTCGTAGCTGCTCCTCCAGTAGACATCGACGGTATCCGCGAACCCGTAGCTGGTTCCTTGATTTACGGAAACAACATCATCTCCGGTGCAGTTGTTCCTTCCTCTAACGCTATCGGCTTGCACTTCTACCCAATCTGGGAAGCAGCTTCCTTAGATGAGTGGTTGTACAACGGCGGTCCTTACCAATTGGTAATTTTCCACTTCTTGATCGGTTGCGCTTGCTACCTAGGTCGTCAGTGGGAACTATCTTACCGCTTGGGTATGCGTCCTTGGATCTGTGTAGCTTACTCTGCGCCTTTGGCTTCTGCTACAGCAGTATTCTTAATCTACCCCATCGGACAAGGTTCATTCTCTGACGGTATGCCTTTGGGTATCTCTGGAACCTTCAACTTCATGATTGTGTTCCAAGCAGAACACAACATCTTGATGCACCCCTTCCATATGTTGGGAGTAGCTGGTGTATTCGGTGGTTCATTATTCTCCGCAATGCACGGTTCCTTGGTGACATCTTCCTTGGTACGTGAAACAACCGAAACCGAGTCTCAAAACTACGGTTACAAGTTCGGACAAGAAGAAGAAACCTACAACATCGTAGCTGCTCACGGTTACTTTGGTCGGTTAATCTTCCAATACGCTTCCTTCAACAACAGCCGTTCACTTCACTTCTTCCTAGCTGCTTGGCCTGTAATCGGTATCTGGTTTACCGCTTTGGGTGTCAGCACAATGGCGTTCAACTTGAACGGTTTCAACTTCAACCAATCAGTAATTGATTCTCAAGGTCGGGTTATTGCTACCTGGGCTGATGTAATCAACCGCGCTAACTTGGGTATGGAAGTAATGCACGAGCGCAACGCTCACAACTTCCCCCTAGACTTGGCTGCTGCTGATGTTGCTCCTGTTGCTTTAACAGCACCTGCTATCAACGGTTAA
- a CDS encoding cobalt-precorrin-6A reductase produces MMRVLILGGTGEAAELAAKVANIQGIEAISSLAGRTREPSIPLGDLRIGGFGGVAGLAKYLHQMKIDLLIDATHPFATQIALNAADAAMEVKIPRLKLIRQPWEKVNGDRWIEVDSIKTAADVLENQSQRVFLSIGRQEIGAFSHLHQIWFLMRMIDPPEPQALVPPGILLCDRGPFQLDNEREILINHQIDTIVSKNSGGDATYAKIIAARELKLQVVMISRPPVPPGEQATDIDEALVWLSQHLHR; encoded by the coding sequence ATGATGCGAGTTTTGATTCTGGGTGGAACCGGAGAGGCGGCAGAATTAGCTGCTAAAGTTGCCAATATCCAGGGAATTGAGGCCATCTCATCACTAGCCGGTCGCACCCGTGAACCGTCAATCCCATTAGGCGATTTGCGAATTGGGGGTTTTGGTGGTGTGGCTGGACTAGCTAAGTATCTGCATCAGATGAAAATTGATTTGCTGATTGATGCTACCCATCCCTTTGCTACTCAGATTGCTTTAAATGCGGCGGATGCTGCAATGGAAGTTAAAATACCCCGTCTGAAGTTAATCCGCCAACCTTGGGAAAAAGTGAATGGCGATCGCTGGATTGAAGTTGATAGTATAAAAACTGCCGCCGACGTTCTCGAAAATCAATCACAACGCGTTTTTTTAAGCATTGGTAGGCAGGAAATCGGTGCTTTTTCTCATTTGCATCAAATTTGGTTTTTGATGCGGATGATTGACCCACCTGAGCCACAGGCTTTAGTACCACCGGGAATATTATTGTGCGATCGCGGTCCCTTTCAGCTTGATAATGAAAGAGAAATCCTAATTAACCATCAAATTGATACCATCGTCAGCAAAAATAGTGGTGGTGATGCGACTTATGCCAAGATTATCGCTGCACGGGAACTAAAACTCCAAGTTGTCATGATAAGCCGTCCCCCCGTACCCCCAGGAGAACAAGCCACAGACATAGACGAAGCTTTAGTCTGGCTATCACAGCACTTACATCGGTGA
- a CDS encoding MBOAT family O-acyltransferase: MNFISIFYGLFLLSVLGIYWSVDNQKLRLWTLLIASLVFYGSLDIQYIPLLLVLTLINFRLGLEIGNNTAHGKYAVNWQLSNEEWQFAQSDWNRRRLKLLWLGVSLNVLLLLGFKYLPTFSKYVFNLQINSLDSAFKLIAPLGISFFTFECIAYLVDVYRGAPATKNFLKFATYKLFFAKLISGPITRYHTLASQFYRPNFPSAEGVSQALWLISRGAVKKGLLADNLGIFVDLCFGNLQRAGSIDLWLATFAYGLQLYLDFSGYVDIARGSALLFGLVLPENFNFPYFSTSIAEFWRRWHMTLGDWLRNYVYFPLGGSRQGLTRTCTNLFIVMVIAGIWHGSAWGFIVWGVFHGLALGVHRLTDVMSDRFENLAHLWQNPLGIVVAWFLTQLMVFTSWIWFRLPNLQDSSWVIQHLWGHSADAQFVQKVYVEALNMNQYQLTSLLGILALLMGIIYVFNGKLKLEFNWPVKLVFVPLCLYAVWLLAPEGSLPYIYFDF; encoded by the coding sequence ATGAACTTTATATCAATTTTCTATGGACTGTTTTTGTTGAGTGTACTGGGAATTTACTGGTCTGTAGATAACCAGAAGTTACGCCTGTGGACGTTGCTGATTGCTAGCCTTGTTTTTTACGGGTCTTTGGATATTCAGTACATTCCTTTATTATTGGTACTGACTTTAATTAACTTTCGTCTGGGGCTGGAAATTGGCAACAATACCGCACACGGAAAATATGCTGTTAACTGGCAACTTTCTAACGAAGAGTGGCAGTTTGCCCAAAGTGATTGGAATCGTCGTCGGTTGAAGTTGTTGTGGCTGGGTGTAAGTTTAAATGTTTTATTGTTACTAGGCTTTAAATATCTGCCGACTTTCTCTAAGTATGTTTTTAATCTGCAAATCAATTCGCTAGATTCTGCGTTTAAATTAATTGCACCTTTGGGAATTTCCTTTTTCACTTTTGAGTGTATTGCTTATTTAGTAGATGTCTATCGCGGTGCGCCTGCTACTAAAAATTTTCTCAAATTTGCTACGTATAAATTATTCTTTGCTAAACTGATTTCTGGACCAATTACTCGTTATCACACCCTAGCATCTCAATTCTATAGACCAAATTTTCCCTCTGCTGAGGGGGTGAGTCAGGCACTTTGGTTAATTTCTAGGGGCGCAGTCAAAAAAGGGCTTTTGGCAGATAATTTGGGAATCTTCGTTGATTTATGTTTTGGCAATCTACAACGGGCGGGTAGCATTGATCTGTGGTTGGCTACATTTGCCTACGGCTTGCAGTTGTATTTGGATTTCAGTGGTTATGTAGATATCGCCCGTGGAAGTGCTTTACTCTTCGGCTTAGTTTTACCGGAAAATTTTAACTTTCCCTATTTCAGCACCAGCATTGCTGAATTTTGGCGGCGCTGGCACATGACTTTAGGCGATTGGTTACGAAACTATGTCTACTTTCCTTTGGGTGGTTCGCGTCAAGGCTTGACTCGCACCTGCACGAATTTATTTATTGTCATGGTAATCGCTGGTATCTGGCACGGTTCAGCCTGGGGTTTTATTGTTTGGGGTGTATTCCACGGTTTAGCTTTGGGGGTACATCGACTTACAGATGTGATGAGCGATCGCTTTGAAAATTTGGCACATTTGTGGCAAAATCCTCTGGGTATAGTTGTCGCTTGGTTCTTAACCCAACTGATGGTTTTTACCTCTTGGATTTGGTTCCGCCTCCCCAACCTCCAGGATTCTTCTTGGGTCATTCAGCACCTCTGGGGTCATTCTGCCGATGCACAGTTTGTGCAAAAAGTTTATGTAGAAGCCCTGAATATGAACCAATATCAACTTACTTCTTTGCTGGGAATTTTAGCTTTACTTATGGGTATCATCTATGTCTTTAATGGCAAGCTGAAGTTAGAGTTTAACTGGCCTGTCAAGCTTGTCTTCGTACCGCTATGCCTCTACGCCGTCTGGTTATTAGCTCCTGAAGGCAGCTTACCTTATATTTACTTTGATTTTTAA
- a CDS encoding RNA-guided endonuclease InsQ/TnpB family protein, protein MLFGFKTELKINNHQRTQLLQHCGVARHAWNWGLALTKQILEHNKLNPNSKIKFPTAIDLHKWLVALVKSENPWYYECSKSAPQEALRALKTAWDRCFKKISGVPKFKRKGKHDSFTLEGSVKNLESNKIQVPKIGVLQTYERLPQKEIKSVTISRKANRWFISFRFDVEKQDNKNLKVVGVDLGVKNLATLSTGEIIEGAKSYKKYESKLSRLQWLNRNKVINSNNWRKAQLKIAKLHLKIANIRKDTLHKLTTLLAKNHGKVVIEDLNVSGMLANRKLAKAISDMGFHEFRRQLTYKCELYSSELVVVDRWYPSSKTCSNCGTKKENLTLNERVFQCENCGFECDRDLNAAINLSKIDLSKAVS, encoded by the coding sequence TTGCTGTTCGGCTTTAAAACTGAGTTAAAAATCAATAACCATCAGCGTACCCAACTACTTCAACATTGTGGTGTTGCTCGTCATGCTTGGAATTGGGGATTAGCTCTTACCAAACAGATATTAGAGCACAATAAGTTAAATCCTAATTCCAAAATAAAATTTCCTACTGCTATTGATTTACATAAATGGTTAGTAGCATTAGTAAAAAGTGAAAATCCCTGGTATTACGAATGTTCAAAATCAGCACCACAAGAAGCTCTACGAGCTTTAAAAACAGCATGGGATAGGTGCTTTAAAAAAATATCAGGAGTGCCTAAATTTAAGAGAAAGGGTAAACATGATAGCTTTACCTTAGAGGGTAGTGTCAAAAATTTAGAGTCAAATAAAATACAAGTACCGAAGATAGGAGTTCTCCAAACTTATGAAAGACTACCTCAAAAAGAAATTAAATCAGTAACCATTAGTCGTAAGGCTAATAGATGGTTTATTAGTTTTAGATTTGATGTAGAAAAACAAGATAATAAAAACCTCAAAGTTGTGGGAGTAGACTTAGGTGTAAAAAATTTAGCTACTCTATCAACAGGTGAAATTATAGAAGGTGCAAAGTCTTACAAAAAATATGAATCTAAATTAAGCAGGTTGCAATGGTTAAACAGAAATAAAGTTATCAATTCAAACAATTGGAGAAAAGCACAACTAAAAATTGCTAAATTGCATCTGAAGATTGCCAACATTCGTAAAGATACATTACACAAACTTACTACTTTATTAGCCAAGAACCACGGCAAAGTGGTAATCGAAGATTTAAACGTATCTGGAATGTTGGCAAACAGGAAATTAGCAAAAGCAATCTCCGATATGGGATTTCATGAGTTTCGTCGTCAACTAACCTACAAGTGTGAATTGTATAGTTCTGAACTTGTCGTGGTTGATAGATGGTATCCCAGTTCTAAAACTTGTTCTAATTGCGGAACTAAAAAAGAAAATCTCACACTTAACGAAAGAGTTTTTCAATGTGAAAATTGCGGTTTTGAGTGTGATAGAGATTTAAACGCAGCTATCAATTTATCAAAAATTGATTTGTCAAAAGCTGTCAGTTAG
- the hemB gene encoding porphobilinogen synthase, protein MPSINSSDKNDVLRYRPRRLRRTETLRRMVRETTLSVNDLIYPMFVTEGEGQKVEIASMPDCYRYSLDLLLKEIKEVYDLGINAIALFPVVPEELKDDTGTESYNPDGLVQRTVKAIREAVPEIIVMTDVALDPFTTHGHDGVIDDQGNILNDPTVEVLVKMAVSQAAAGANFVAPSDMMDGRVGAIRRALDAEGYIDVGILAYSAKYASAYYGPFRDALDSAPKFGDKKTYQMDAANAREALKEIELDIAEGADMVMVKPALAYLDIIHQVRNATNLPVAAYNVSGEYSMIKAAARMGWIDEKKIILETLTSMKRAGADLILTYFAKEVALMLA, encoded by the coding sequence ATGCCATCTATCAATTCTTCTGATAAAAATGATGTCCTTCGTTACCGTCCTCGTCGTCTGCGCCGGACTGAAACTTTACGAAGAATGGTCAGGGAAACAACTCTGAGCGTTAACGACCTCATTTATCCTATGTTTGTGACTGAGGGAGAAGGGCAAAAAGTTGAGATTGCTTCTATGCCTGATTGTTATCGCTATTCCTTAGATTTATTGTTAAAAGAAATTAAGGAAGTGTATGATTTGGGAATTAATGCGATCGCTCTGTTTCCGGTAGTTCCCGAAGAGCTAAAAGATGATACTGGTACTGAAAGCTATAACCCAGATGGACTGGTACAGCGAACTGTCAAAGCTATCAGAGAAGCAGTCCCAGAAATTATTGTCATGACTGATGTTGCCCTTGACCCCTTCACCACTCATGGGCATGATGGTGTAATCGATGACCAGGGTAATATTTTGAATGACCCCACCGTTGAAGTATTGGTAAAAATGGCAGTTTCCCAAGCAGCAGCCGGGGCAAATTTTGTCGCACCTTCTGACATGATGGATGGGAGAGTCGGCGCAATTCGTCGCGCTTTAGATGCAGAAGGCTACATTGATGTGGGAATTTTGGCATACTCAGCCAAGTATGCATCTGCTTATTATGGCCCCTTTCGGGATGCTTTAGATTCTGCGCCGAAATTTGGTGATAAAAAGACTTATCAAATGGATGCAGCTAATGCTAGAGAAGCTTTGAAAGAAATAGAATTAGATATTGCCGAGGGAGCAGATATGGTCATGGTGAAACCTGCTCTGGCTTATCTGGATATTATCCATCAAGTTCGCAACGCCACAAATCTGCCTGTAGCAGCATATAACGTTAGTGGTGAATACTCGATGATTAAAGCTGCTGCTCGCATGGGTTGGATTGATGAGAAAAAGATAATTTTGGAAACTTTAACCAGCATGAAACGAGCCGGCGCTGATTTGATTTTGACTTATTTTGCCAAAGAAGTGGCTTTAATGTTGGCTTGA